Sequence from the Primulina huaijiensis isolate GDHJ02 chromosome 16, ASM1229523v2, whole genome shotgun sequence genome:
AACTTTTGGTGAAGCTAGAATATATTCTTGTTCTCTTGTTTGTGGGTGGCAGGAAAAATTTAATGCTTGAAAGCATGTACGTTGTACCTTGAGTAATGATGTAGAGTTACTTGATAATTATATATGGATAGTTCATGTTAGATAACTATACCATGAAAGACTTCTTGTTTCTTggcaaagtttaaaaataaatcgaGTAGCTAAGCAAATAAATGCCTAGTAATTGCATGAATTCATTCTTTAAATACAAAGTTAAACTTCTCTTCATGTGATTATTATTCACTTGAGTTagaaaattgaaattattttacaaacacataaaatgcttccaAGATGCATCATAAGCATtaaatatgaaatgcaagtacaatgaaagaaaatgcaaataaatataCAACTCTATAGAGGTTTGAAGGCTGGATCTTTCCACTCTCTTCTTTTGTTTGGGAAGAATCTACGAGATTGACTACTTACAATTGATGTCAATTAGAAATTACTTTGTCTACTCCAGCTGACACTTTTCATGAGTTATTTAGCATGATCACTACTTCACTAGTTAAAAGATTAGACAATCACTCGGGCAGTTTTGCATCCGACTTTAACTCAGGTAAGTGTTGTAGAGCTTTGCACAAAATATTCTTTCAGTTCAACGGCTTTCATGTTGTTTAAAGTCTATATAATAAAACCTCACTCAATTAATCCAATAAgttcatctttttcttttttttgggcTTTATAATGGAAAGGAGTGTTTATTTGTGTAAACTCTTTGATTTGATCTTCTTTATTTTCTCATTTGTTCAACCTTCTTGTTTAGGCCTTCAAATCATGAATTTGTAGGTTTAAATGATAAACCAGTCCCTAGAAACGACAATCTAGCCATTGTTAGACACAATAAATTTGCAGTTGGATAaactttttgaaatatttgCACTTCCCCAACTGTCAAATATATGTCCTGGAAATCTGTCTTGAATCCCTTCCATTTTTATGCCTTAGGTACTGCTATTTTGTGAATTTAAAgtgtcaacataaaagttgcGCCCTTTCTCTTAGTTTGCAATTTTAAATTCCTGAATTGTTTGGATGAACAAAATTGAATTGAATTTCATAATATaatgttaatttaatttgagattcttgaatatGTTTCTGCTAAGTACttccataaaaaaatgtttCCTTTCTCTATTTCCGCAGATCACTATTTTCTCTTCGATTTCCCTGGCCAAGTGGAACTCTTTTTCCTTCACGAAAATGCAAAGAGAGTTATCATGAAACTCGTGAAGAACTTAAACCTCAGGGTGTGTCTTATCTTCCTAGTTAATTATTACTCGCACTCATCTCCATTAAATTCATCTAGGAATGCAAATTAGGCCTTCATGGTGAGATAAGTCTTTTTTATACTCATTGACACTTGAACCAATAATTGACCGACTAGTTGATTTGATTCTTGTATTAAACTCTTGATATGATCTCTACCTCCTGCAGTTAACGGCAGTGCACTTAGTTGATGCCCATCTCTGCAGTGATCCTGGAAAGTATGTGAGTGCATTGCTTCTGTCGTTGTCTACTATGCTACATTTGGAACTCCCACATGTCAATGttttttctaagattgatcttatCGAAAGCTATGGAAAGCTTGGTTAGAACTATCTTCTTTCTACTCCAGTTACATGTAAAGTTGTTTCCCTTCTAGCATATATCCTGAACATGATTTCTAACTTAATTGTTGGATTGTTTTGCAGCTTTCAACCTTGATTTTTATACCGATGTACAAGATTTATCTTATTTGCAGCACTATCTCAATCAGGATCCTCGATCTGCTAAGTACAAGTATTATTAATGTCTAAGTCATATATGcacatttagatttttttattattttagaaaatactgattCTGTCCCTCTTCTTCGTTCTGTTTTTCCAATAGGTTATTTAGGAATTTTAAGGCATTTTTTTGTTAGTCTTATGGGAGGCAAATTGCCCCCAACTTATCAACTTGAGAATATATTTGGTCACTTTTTGTCCGTGCCGTTCTTTTCATATATTATTGATTTCATAAAGTGATGTATTGATTCTTGTGGATCACTAACTTTATacttgtttctgaatttttgaaaACATGTCATTTGGCCTTTGTTAACTCTCAAGTCACAAGTAATCATAAGTTCAATAGATTTGGTTGATGTGAATTTCTTATGCCAAAGACTGAAATACTTTTTTTGGTGCACTGATTTCTGGTTGTCTATAATAACATTGTAAAcatgtgtattttaattttttatccatCATATTTTGTAAATTCTCAATCTGAATGCCGTTTTCtcgtaaaatacataatatgcaACAAGTCTAGCGTTAGAATATGTTTATTAGATGGGTGCCCGAAAAAATTTGCATGACTTTGTTTTGTGTAATTGGTACATATAATCATTCCACCACCCTCTTCCTAATCAGGCTGTCCCTTTCTCAGTTGCATTTTAGCTGTGGATGACAATCTTCTGATGCCAAATTTGTCtagaatttaaataatatatagctGGCTCCTACtcaattttgtttaattttctgGCACAGAGAGCTAACGAAGGAGCTGTGCGAGGTGATAGAAGATTACAGTCTGGTCAATTTCACCACTTTAGACATTCAGGTTTGTCCACATCTCCATTAATCTGTACTTATTATCCATGGTCGTCGATCTTTCAGCCGTGATTTTTCAGGATAAAGTGAGTGTTGGAAATCTCGTTAAACTTATTGACAAGAGCAATGGATATATATTTGCTGGCATTGAAGCGAGTGCAGTCGAATTTAGTAAAATCGCAGTTGGTCCCGTTGATTGGGATTATTATAGATATCCTTTTTCTACTTCATGTTTTATCTGACTATTGGGATTTCTTAATTGCTGTCTTGATGTCTTTTTCTTTACTTGCAACTGACTAGCTTATCAATTCTTTGTACCCACAAACTCGAAATCTTCCGCCTTCATGAACTGGATTTTTTAGTTCTTAGAGGTTGATTCATTTGTGAAGTGTGAAATGAGAAGAGTAGTGAGCACTGGGATAGAGTAATCTCTCTCGAGTCACTTGAACGTGTGTTTTTGTTTAGTAGCAACAATCACCTCTCTATCCTTGAGGCTGCACATTTGGCACGACGATCAAACCACACTTTAATAGATTTGAATCATGTCGTTATTACTATCTATAACTTGATGGCATTTATCTGATCTTACGATTGCAAAATTAACGTTTGCCCTCTAATTCTTCTCCTTATCATTGATTTTTTTCCCCACCCTCGCTTTAAATAGAAAATATCGAAATTTTGATCATCTCCGCCTAAGTGGTCAGAGTGTTAATATTTtacacaatattttcaaaactttgTGTATAACAGGACATACCTTATTACCTGATTATTATCTTCTTTTACCTGGCCCTCTCTGAAATCTGATTCCTTGTATGAGTTCAATTAATGTTCCTTAACATATAGAGGTTCACAGTTGCCGCCGTACAGGAGAAGTACATGAAGGATGACGAGGTTTTTCCAGGCAATGACGACACTGAGAATCATTAAAATAAGCTGTGTTACAATCGTCATCGTGCATACCTCTACGCTTTACCGTATATTTCTCACTTCTGAACTAAGATGCAACTCGATTGGTAGTTCATGATTTGCTGAATATGATGTTGGAAAAGATTTTGTGCCTAGCCGGTGCACTTTTTTCCCGCAAAAGCATTGGTCTATCCACAGCAAATTTGTTCCTAGGCTAAAAGATGAAGGCTAAGTGAACGCAATTTGTATAAAGTTGTgccttttttatattatatttgaaggCGCTATTTTCATAAGATTCAAGGGTAAGTTGCATGCATGCTTGTTGTAAA
This genomic interval carries:
- the LOC140961799 gene encoding GPN-loop GTPase QQT1 isoform X2, which codes for MVFGQVVIGPPGSGKTTFCNGMSQFLPLIGRKVAVINLDPANDSLPYDCAINIEELIKLSDVMAEHSLGPNGDHYFLFDFPGQVELFFLHENAKRVIMKLVKNLNLRLTAVHLVDAHLCSDPGKYVSALLLSLSTMLHLELPHVNVFSKIDLIESYGKLAFNLDFYTDVQDLSYLQHYLNQDPRSAKYKELTKELCEVIEDYSLVNFTTLDIQDKVSVGNLVKLIDKSNGYIFAGIEASAVEFSKIAVGPVDWDYYRVAAVQEKYMKDDEVFPGNDDTENH
- the LOC140961799 gene encoding GPN-loop GTPase QQT1 isoform X1, which produces MVFGQVVIGPPGSGKTTFCNGMSQFLPLIGRKVAVINLDPANDSLPYDCAINIEELIKLSDVMAEHSLGPNGGLIYCMDYLEKNIDWLESKLKPLLKDHYFLFDFPGQVELFFLHENAKRVIMKLVKNLNLRLTAVHLVDAHLCSDPGKYVSALLLSLSTMLHLELPHVNVFSKIDLIESYGKLAFNLDFYTDVQDLSYLQHYLNQDPRSAKYKELTKELCEVIEDYSLVNFTTLDIQDKVSVGNLVKLIDKSNGYIFAGIEASAVEFSKIAVGPVDWDYYRVAAVQEKYMKDDEVFPGNDDTENH